A single region of the Drosophila miranda strain MSH22 chromosome 2, D.miranda_PacBio2.1, whole genome shotgun sequence genome encodes:
- the LOC108154098 gene encoding solute carrier family 22 member 3 isoform X2 yields MSFIHPDDSLMGGSRNVPQPIKESPAEAPHPKSAPNDRVEIKIVMLKVQAESPLLPLKENDATLPRVHNSSHISATRSPHEYSSLARDSEPALTPTSTTATPRSNECRRRSSLTNCPAPPPASTEGSSPGEANNNTSSSNHNTTEDFYTTLGSSTPSHKHAHEHEYKLYPNDTFAQLEGKAPKPNTKMQTKVDAVGRITGQWGKWQLRTVLLIFLCKIPSSWFMACIIFTAPAPRHGEFFCKPPNTVGAQNQTQWIKVSHPQKEESEDQEFNIDFCNVYQDAQEHAHHYYNYENSEQEPRIWEKPLNRNSNVIPCTEFQHESSYHSVVTQYDLVCSRDILVSVTQFFHLFGVLTGGILANQLLKYFSPRNVMLFGMITQIFCGNLTGHVASYELHVFFRCLSAVCCAQMYTAGGMIMADITGGKYRTCVSTLFEQFWSIGVMMLPGVASFWSSWSHLYMAISWPTVILIYLWQWIPDSPRWLIARGRVQDAKKILLQCADINGTRYSLPHDIDQQLELQAQTAMDAPPPSGWWSMWKGERAVRHMICVHLAWSLYIVVYYGMLLNIRSFSREHLYINTFFAGLSEMIGTFIGLFLIMKTTRKWLWTGLFNMIAGCIAYCGWLVPKPGVIPFDANVALLMCSAMVSKMAISTTLSILTTCTVELVSDDKKKITSFSTICWARFWLLGAPFIGSTIFLGQLVPQTAFASLAICGGICTALITSPRTHPISRPTSSPTAQGAQNMASASQFTIIDGMDNKGYTPSSKPIISSNTIRKLTTPQSNLPPQLMPGIWTTKIHEDCPPK; encoded by the exons GCAGAATCGCCCTTACTGCCCCTGAAGGAGAACGACGCGACACTTCCTAGAGTCCACAATTCCTCGCACATATCAGCCACTAGGTCACCGCACGAGTACTCCTCCTTAGCCAGAGATTCCGAGCCCGCCCTCACGCCCACATCCACGACTGCCACGCCCAGGTCGAATGAGTGCAGACGTCGTAGCTCATTGACCAACTGTCCAGCACCCCCACCCGCCTCCACCGAGGGAAGTTCACCGGGcgaagccaacaacaacaccagcagcagcaaccacaacACCACGGAAGACTTTTACACGACTTTGGGAAGCAGCACGCCCAGCCACAAGCACGCCCACGAGCACGAGTACAAGCTCTACCCCAACGACACATTCGCCCAATTGGAGGGAAAAGCACCAAAGCCAAACACCAAAATGCAGACCAAAGTGGACGCAGTGGGTCGCATCACGGGCCAGTGGGGCAAGTGGCAGCTGCGAACAGTGCTGCTGATCTTCCTGTGCAAGATACCATCCTCGTGGTTCATGGCCTGCATCATCTTCACGGCTCCCGCACCCAGGCACGGGGAGTTCTTCTGCAAGCCCCCGAACACAGTCGGGGCCCAGAACCAGACGCAGTGGATTAAGGTTTCGCATCCGCAGAAGGAGGAGAGCGAGGATCAGGAGTTCAACATTGACTTCTGCAACGTCTACCAGGATGCGCAGGAGCATGCCCATCACTACTACAACTACGAGAATAGCGAGCAGGAGCCGCGCATCTGGGAGAAGCCCCTCAATCGCAACTCCAATGTCATACCCTGCACGGAGTTCCAGCACGAGTCCAGCTACCACTCGGTGGTCACTCAATACGATCTGGTCTGTTCCCGGGACATCCTCGTCTCTGTCACGCAGTTCTTCCATCTGTTTGGTGTTCTCACCGGCGGTATACTGGCGAATCAGCTGTTGAAATA CTTCAGTCCCCGGAATGTGATGCTCTTCGGCATGATCACCCAGATCTTCTGTGGCAATCTGACGGGTCATGTGGCTTCCTATGAGCTCCATGTGTTCTTCCGCTGCCTCTCCGCCGTCTGCTGTGCGCAGATGTACACCGCTGGAGGGATGATCATGGCCGATATAACGGGTGGCAAGTATCGCACTTGTGTCTCCACTCTCTTCGAGCAGTTCTGGTCCATTGGCGTGATGATGCTGCCGGGCGTGGCAAGCTTTTGGTCCAGCTGGTCGCATCTCTACATGGCCATATCCTGGCCAACAGTGATACTGATCTACCTGTGGCA ATGGATACCCGACTCCCCACGCTGGCTTATCGCCCGCGGTCGTGTGCAGGATGCCAAGAAGATCTTGCTGCAGTGCGCCGATATCAATGGCACTCGGTACAGTCTGCCCCATGACATTGATCAGCAGCTGGAGCTGCAGGCACAGACTGCCATGGATGCCCCACCGCCGAGTGGCTGGTGGTCGATGTGGAAAGGAGAGCGGGCCGTGCGTCACATGATCTGCGTCCATCTGGCCTGGTCCCTCTACATCGTGGTCTACTATGGGATGCTGCTGAACATCCGTTCCTTCAGTCGAGAGCATCTGTACATCAACACGTTCTTTGCAGGCTTGAGCGAGATGATCGGCACCTTTATCGGGCTCTTTCTGATTATGAAGACGACTAGGAAGTGGCTCTGGACGGGACTGTTCAACATGATTGCCGGATGCATTGCCTATTGTGGTTGGCTGGTGCCCAAGCCAGGCGTCATTCCATTCGATGCCAATGTGGCCCTGCTGATGTGCTCCGCTATGGTCTCCAAGATGGCTATATCCACCACTCTCTCCATACTGACGACCTGCACCGTGGAGCTGGTGTCCGATGACAAGAAGAAGATCACCTCGTTCTCGACCATCTGTTGGGCCCGCTTCTGGCTGCTGGGTGCACCCTTTATTGGATCGACTATCTTTTTGGGCCAGCTTGTGCCCCAGACGGCCTTCGCGTCCCTAGCCATTTGTGGTGGCATCTGCACCGCTCTGATCACCAGCCCGCGCACGCATCCCATCTCCCGGCCGACATCTTCGCCGACCGCCCAGGGTGCCCAGAACATGGCCTCTGCCTCCCAGTTCACCATCATCGACGGAATGGACAACAAAGGCTATACGCCAAGCTCGAAGCCCATTATCTCTAGTAATACTATTAGGAAACTGACCACACCACAATCGAATCTACCTCCACAACTAATGCCCGGGATTTGGACGACCAAGATACACGAGGATTGCCCACCAAAGTGA